ACGTACTCATATCCACGGGAGAACAGGTAACCATAGCGCTCCTGGCAATCACCTTGGAATCTATGGGCTACAAGGCTCGTTCCTATTGCGGGTGGCAAATACCGCTCGTCACCGACGCAGCTTACGGATCGGCACGAGTCACGGATATCAAGAAAGAGGCTCTCTTGAAGGATCTGCAAGCTGGCCATATCATTGTGGTTGCGGGATTCCAGGGAGTGGACGATGCCGGGAATGTCACCACTCTGGGTAGAGGCGGTTCAGATACTTCTGCTGTAGCAGTCGCGGCTGCTTTGAATGCAGATCTGTGCGAAATATTCACCGATGTTGACGGTGTATACACGACAGACCCCAACATTACGGCCAAAGCCCGCAAGATACCCAAAATAGCCTACGAAGAAATGCTCGAAATGGCCTCGCTCGGGGCCAAGGTGCTTTACATTCGGGCAGTTGAATTCGCTATGCGCTACAAAGTTCCTGTGGTGGTTCGATCCAGTTTTACAGATAATGAGGGTACTCTGGTAACCGAGGAGAATTCAGATATGGAGAAAGAATCAGTAAGATCCGTCACCTGCAACACCAAAGAAGCAAAAATAACGATTTCCGGAGTAGAGGACAAACCGGGGATTGCTTCAACTATCTTCTCGCTGCTTGCCGAT
The sequence above is a segment of the Desulfomonile tiedjei DSM 6799 genome. Coding sequences within it:
- a CDS encoding aspartate kinase; this encodes MALIVQKYGGTSVGDLDRIANVARKVAATKDKGNDVVVVVSAMSGETDRLLGLAKKISPLPNEREVDVLISTGEQVTIALLAITLESMGYKARSYCGWQIPLVTDAAYGSARVTDIKKEALLKDLQAGHIIVVAGFQGVDDAGNVTTLGRGGSDTSAVAVAAALNADLCEIFTDVDGVYTTDPNITAKARKIPKIAYEEMLEMASLGAKVLYIRAVEFAMRYKVPVVVRSSFTDNEGTLVTEENSDMEKESVRSVTCNTKEAKITISGVEDKPGIASTIFSLLADSNVVVDMIIQNSSEAGKTDISFTLPEADLKKGLEICQRLKQDLHAEEISGSSDIAKVSIIGLGMRSHSGVAAKMFTALAKEGINIEMISTSEIKISCVISQKYAELAVRTLHDVFELDKASA